The Candidatus Nezhaarchaeota archaeon genomic interval GCCCACAGTAGAGCGTATACTTTATCGACTCCGCGCCTAGCACTGCTTGAACTAGGCACCCGATCACCGCTGTCCACATTAAGGCTGGCCCGTACCTCACTACCATGGATGGGAAGAGGTACCACTCGCCCGCCCCTATGGCTAAGGACGCTAGGATCAGCCCTGGCCCTATAGCCTTCAAGTGGCCAGGTAGGCCCTTGGGAGGCGGTGGAAGCTCGTAGCCTTCACTAGGCTTAGCTGCCTCCGACATGCTGCCCTTAAATAGCACGGTCTGTCTTTAAAACTTTTATCGCTACTGCATTGCTACCTATTGCGCCCCTTAGGTAGCCTACGCTTAGCGCGAGGTTCAGTTATAGGAGCCATTGCGTGGCTAAAGCACCTCAAGCTAGCCAGCTCATGGCTATCGCAGGTTAAACCCCTTAGGCTAAGGCCTGTTCCCACTGGGCTGGCGTGAAGT includes:
- a CDS encoding Nramp family divalent metal transporter, encoding MSEAAKPSEGYELPPPPKGLPGHLKAIGPGLILASLAIGAGEWYLFPSMVVRYGPALMWTAVIGCLVQAVLGAESIKYTLYCG